Below is a genomic region from uncultured Sunxiuqinia sp..
TGGAACAATTTTGAATTATACCCATTCGGAGTGTAGCGAAGTAAAAATAACCAATAATTAATAAGAGCCCGTTCTGTGAAACGATTCAAATTGAAGTTTTCACCCTTTATCCCCAAAGAGACGCATTCATTTTATGATATTTTATACAACAGGCTAATAAGAGAACCATTCTGCGTTTAATTATTTAGAGCTTTTGATATCTTTGTTATCAACTTAAAATAATTACAGATAATGGCTTTAATCAAAACACTTAAAGGAAAAACTCCCCTAATAGGCGACGATTGTTTTTTAGCCGAAACTGCCGCAATAATAGGTGATGTAGAAATTGGTGATAACTCTAGCGTTTGGTACAGTGCGGTGATACGCGGAGATGTTCACTACATAAAAATAGGCACCAACTCCAACGTACAAGATTGTGCGGTGATACACGCGACCTACCAAAAATCGCCAACCAACATTGGCAATAACGTCATCATTGCTCATGGCGCAATAGTACATGGCTGCACAATAAAAGATAACGTAATGATTGGTATGAATGCCGTGGTACTCGACAACGCTGTGGTCGAAAGCAATACCATTATTGCTGCCGGATCGGTCGTTACCAAAGGAACCATTGTTGAAGCCGGAAGTGTGTATGCCGGTATTCCTGCCAAGAAAGTAAAATCGATAGGTACTGATTTGCTGGAAGGCGAGATTCATCGTATTGCCAACGCTTACAGCATGTATGCCAGTTGGTATAAAGAATGAATAAATTCTTAACGCTGCGTTATTCTGATCAGAGAATAACTGAGTCTCTTGAATTACAAAAATTCCCAGAAGACCGATACGGGTTCTTGTTCTTCATTGGTGAAAAAAAATTACCCGACAAAAAAGTTTTAACACATTATAAAACATGAATACAAAACCCACACTCTTAATTTTAGCAGCCGGAATGGGAAGCCGTTATGGCGGATTGAAACAAGTTGAACCGATTGGCCCTAATGGGGAAACCATTCTGGAGTATTCGATATTTGATGCCATTCGTGCCGGATTTGGCAAAGTAGTTTTCGTTATTCGCAAAAGTTTCGCGGATGCTTTTAAAAAACAGTTTTCCGGCAAACTGGATGGTAAAATTGAAGTGAAATATGTTTATCAGGAGTTGGATCATTTACCTGATGGTTACACTTTGCCCGAAGGACGGGAAAAGCCGTGGGGAACCGGACATGCCATTCTGATGGCTAAAGATTTGATTCACGAACCATTTGCTGCTATTAATGCTGATGATTTTTACGGACGTGAATCGTTCCGTGTAGCAGCTGATTTTTTAACAAGCGAGGTTGCAGCGAATAACTACAGCATGGTAGGCTACCAGGTAAAAAATACCTTGTCGGAATTTGGCACCGTTTCGCGTGGAATTTGCAAAACCGATAAAAACAGCAATTTAGTGCAGATTACCGAGCGTCACCAAATTGCCCGGAAGAATGGCCAGATTACGTTTACCGATGACAATGATAACAAAGTTGTGATAGACGAAAACACACTTGCATCTATGAACTTTTGGGGCTTCCACCCTAGCCTGTTCCAACATTTGGAGAGCCAGTTTAAGCAATTTTTAGATAAAAAAATGGAGACTCCAAAATCGGAATTTTACATCCCGAGCGTAGTATTTGAGTTGATTAGAACCGGACAAGCTCAGGCAAAAGTACTGGATGCCGACTCTCAATGGTTTGGAGTAACTTACCCAGAGGATAAGCCGTTTGTGGTTGAACAAGTAAAAAAACTAACGGCCCAAAGCGACTACCCGAAAAAACTTTGGTAAAGAGCAAAACTGGGGTTCCACCCCAAACCCCAGTCACTTTTCTCCTTCTATGAGAAGAGTAACCAAAAGAATCAAAATTGACGATACTTAGCTGCAGACTCGTCATCCTGAGCCTGTTTCAGTATCTATTAGCAAGTAGCTCCAATGTGATTTGAATTCCTCCTTTTTACCCTAAAAAGGTTATACAATCCCCAGGCTTTGCCTGGGTGAAAGCGGTGTTGAGTTGTGGTGAACCTTTCTTGCGCCATAATGGAAATTGTTTTAAAATGGGGATTAATCGGTCGTTCTGCTTTTTTACCCCTAAATCCCCGGAAGCAGCTGCCAAAATGAGCGTTCCGGGTGCAAAACCCATTTACGAGGACCTGAAAAAGCGATTTTCGAATAATGGTCCAAAAAATAATGAGGTACAACCGAGTTAATCCTCCATTTGGGAAAAGCAGTAATCTGGGTTCAGCTTGCTGTTTTCATATATAGGCTTTTTGTAAACGCACCTATGCACTACCGGGTTTAAGAGAACTAAATACTGGTATAAGGTGAAATCTCCGAGCTTAGTACCGCTTTCGTTTATCTTTTTTACAGAATTAATTCATCTCAAAGGCGAACCAGTTCTGTATGGAACTGCTTCAATTCGACTTTTTACCGAACTCGCCCATCTCCGAGATGAATGAATGCTATATTGAACTCCGAGAGTTCGGTTTTGAAGTGGAGGGGGGTAAATATACCTTATTTTGAATGAAACTAAATTATCGCTATCAAAATTAATTATTCTGTAAAGTTAGCTATCTTGTTCCGCTGTATAACAATACCTTTAAAACTGTTATAAAAAAATAACAACCATAGTTGTTGTACCAACCGTTAGCATTCCCTATGAAAGCAACCTGCAAACCATAAAATCATCATAGGTTAAAAAATCATTACTATGAAAAGAAATGTAATTAGAAGAATAGTTGGAGGATTAAGTCTGACATCTGCAATGTTTATTTTCCAAGCATGCTATGGCACTCCTCAAGATTTTGGACTTGATTTGTTAGTTGAGGGTCAGGTAAAATCTAAAACATCAGGATTACCAATTCAAGGAATTAAAGTTTCCGTTGCCGACAATGTACAGTATGAAATGACTGACGAAGAAGGAAAATTTTCGTTTTATGCAGAAATGCTTGAAGGATTAACGCTTCAATTTCAAGATATTGATTCTGCTCAAAATGGACTTTATATTGACAAGGATACTGTGTTGACAGATTTAAAAGAAAATATTTACTTAAATATAGCCCTGGAAGAAAAATAAATGCTTTCATCAATCAAAAAATACAATTTCAGAAAATTTAGAGATTCAGAGACAAAGCGACACGAACTGAGTTATTTATTTTGGGAGTGCACTACTCGATGTAATTTAAATTGCTTGCATTGTGGGAGTGATTGCTCCAAAGATAGTTTGCATCGAGATATGCCTGCTGAGAATTTTTTTAAGGCAATTGACACAATTGAAAATATTCCACAAAATTTTACAGTTGTATTTACAGGCGGAGAACCTCTTTTACGAAAGGACTTAGAACTTTGTGGGAAAGAACTACGAAAACGCGGTTTTAAATGGTCGATCGTTTCAAACGGGCATTTGTACGATAAACAAAGACACATTTCATTACTAAATGCTGGAATAGGTGCACTGACAATTAGTCTAGACGGACTCAAGGAATCTCATAATTGGTTGAGAAATAATGAAAAGAGTTTCGACAAAGTAGTAAATGCAATTGAATTGGCATCATCTTCCAATCGTATCAATTTCGATGTTGTTACTTGTGTTAACCAGAAGAATATTAATGAACTTGAACAAATAAGGGAGTTATTGACTTCAAAAAATGTTAAGGCATGGAGATTATTTACAATTATTCCTATCGGTAGAGCGAGTCATAATCCCGATTTGTTGTTATCTGACAATCAATTTGTTCAATTAATGGATTTTATAGCAACGTGTCGAGAATCCAAAGAAATTGATGTGAAGTTTAGCTGCGAGGGTTATGTAGGAAAATATGAACCATTAGTAAGAGATTCATACTTTTTTTGTAGAGCAGGGATTAATATTGGTTCGATTCTTATTGACGGTTCAATTTCTGCCTGCCCTAATATTGACAGATCTTTTTCGCAAGGAAATATTTACATGGACAATTTTTATAAAACTTGGGAAAATAAATTTCAACCTTTTCGAAACAGAGAATGGACCAGAATTGGTCAATGTGAGTCGTGTAAAGACTTTAAAGATTGCCAGGGAAATGGATTTCATAACTGGCATGGAGTTAAAAAAAACGTATTAGTTTGTCATAATGAGAAAATAGAAAAAACAACGAAATGCTAGTCACGTAAGCCAGTGGAATTTCACCCCTAACTTCTCACAGACCCGTACGTGAACCTCTTCATTCATACGGTTCTTATGACGCAGGCTGCTTTTATCACACTACTTGATAGCTTAAGCTATGATAAAAAAGGCTTGTATACGATTTATAGAGACATTATTGTTTAACAAACGAAAATATGTACCTTCATCTCATCAGAATTTCCAATTTTACAGGAATTCGATTGAACTTACGTTTCATCGTTTTCAGTGCTTTCAATAACGTACCGAAAATAGAATGACTAAAAAGAAATCAAAAAAACTAATTCGAATTTTATTGTTTTTGGGAACAATAATCTCATTCTACTTTGTTCCGTGGCCGATTGTAACAGCTTGGATCATGCCACTACCCAATACCGTTCAGGAACAAATAGATAAAGCTGCAGATTACGGATTTGATGGTATTGTTGTTTGTGTGAACAAAAAAGGGAATCAATCACAATTTTACACATCGGGCTATAAAAACAGAGAAAACAAAATTCCAGCCACCCCCAACGCCTTATTTAAAATTGCAAGTGTAAGTAAATTGTATAATGCCGTAGCTGTTGCCAAATTGGTATGGGATGGAAAACTATCTTTAGAGAAGACACTCGCAGATTATTTGCCCGAATTATATGGTAGAATAGAATATGCAGATAACATCACGTTGCGAATGTTGGTTACACATAGAAGTGGTATTCCGAACTATACGGACACCTATATGTATTGGGTGGCTCCAAAAGAGACCGCAGATGAAAACCTTGCGTTGGTGTTGGATAAACCCGCCAACTTTAAACCCGACGAAGATTATGAATATTCCAACACCAATTATTTATTACTTGACAGAATAATGAACCGAGTACTTGGGTATGCTACATTCCAATACATTCGGGAGGAAATTTTAAACCCACTGAATCTAAAGCATACTTTTGGCTCTATTCAGGATGTAAACATTGATGATGTGATGAGTGGCTATTATGTGGGTTATGATACGGATTTAAAAACGAATAATATTGGCTCGATACTGACAACAGCAGAAGATTTGAGCAAATTTATTCGAGCGTTAAATGATGGCTCTGTTTTTAGAGATAAAAAAGAACAAGAAATTTATTCCTCCATTTATAAGTATGAGCACACAGGCCTGATACCGGGATACCAAACGATTGCCAAATATCATAAGGATATAGATGCTGTCGTCATTCAATTTACAAACACGGTAAACTTTGATGGCTATAATTGGAATATGTCGGAGGTAATGTATAATCGGATCGTTAAAATATTGAAAAAGAAGAACTAGCCACAGTTGTGATATCGGGCAACTTTTCCGTGGCAAGGCAGCATAGCTTCAGAAGCTCATTTTCGCAAGCATTCTGGCTAATCATTGAGTTACTACCCAAGCTGACAGACCAAGACCATGTGCATATCTGAAAGCAGGGCGTTTATACAAAAATCCCCTTACTGCAACGTTAAGCAGTAAGGGGACATCTATGGTTCTGATTTTTTGTGAGTCTTAGAAAGCTATTTCACCAGTTTTCGATACTTAATTCGGTGTGGGCCTTCGTCGCCTAAGCGTTTCTTTCTATTTTCTTCGTACTCAGAGTAACTTCCTTCAAAATAATGAACATGTGAATCTCCTTCAAAAGCCAGAATATGGGTGGCGATACGGTCTAAAAACCAACGGTCGTGGGAAATTACCACAGCACAACCGGCAAAGCTTTCCAGTCCTTCTTCCAGTGCCCGCAATGTGTTTACGTCAATATCGTTGGTTGGCTCATCGAGCAGCAGTACATTGCCTTCCTCTTTTAAAGCCATGGCTAAATGAAGTCGGTTACGCTCACCACCCGAAAGTACTCCACATTTTTTCTCTTGGTCTGATCCGCCAAAGTTAAACCGCGACACATAGGCACGCGCATTTAGTTGTCGGTTGCCCATTTGGATCAGTTCATTTCCACCCGAAATAACCTGATAAACTGTTTTGTCCGGATCGATCGCAGCATGAGATTGATCGACGTACGAGATTTTCACGGTATCACCAACTTCAAAGGTCCCTTTATCGACCTTAAGCTGTTTCATGATCAACTTAAATAAGGTCGTTTTACCGGCACCGTTAGGCCCAATTACTCCAACAATTCCGTTGGGTGGCAAAACAAAATCAAGGTCATCAAACAACAAGCGGTCGCCAAATCCCTTCGCTACCTGATGGGCTTCAATTACTTTTTCACCTAACCGAGGTCCGTTCGGAATAAAGATCTCCAGCTTTTCTTCCTTTTGCTTGGTGTCTTCACTCATCAATTGGTCGTAAGCATTCAAACGAGCTTTTGCTTTTGCATGTCGCGCCTTTGGAGCCATTTTAATCCACTCAAGCTCGCGCTGCAAGGTCTTCTGTCGTTTCGACGTTTGCTTCTCTTCCTGTGCCAGTCGCTTTGATTTTTGTTCTAACCAGGATGAATAATTTCCTTTCCAGGGAATGCCCTCTCCCCGATCCAGTTCTAAAATCCATCCGGCCACATTGTCAAGGAAGTACCGGTCGTGCGTAATACAAATTACGGTTCCTTTGTATTGTTGCAGGTACAGTTCTAACCATTGTACCGATTCGGCATCCAAGTGGTTAGTTGGTTCATCAAGCAATAAGACATCGGGTTCTTTTAGTAGCAAGCGACACAAGGCCACCCGACGCTGTTCACCTCCTGAAAGCTCTCCTACCTTTTGTTCTCCGGGAGGACAGCGCAACGCATCCATTGCCCGTTCTAATTTTGTATCTAGGTTCCAGGCGTCAAATCGGTCAATCTTTTCCTGCAGTTTTTCTTGCTCCGATATCAAGGATTCCATCTTATCCGGATCTTCCAGCACTTCGGGCTCGGCGAATTTTAGGTTTACGGCTTCGTATGCTTTCAACACATCAACAACTTCCTGAACGCCTTCTTCGACGATTTCCTTAACCGTCTTTTTCGGATCAAGATGAGGCTCCTGCTCCAAATAACCAACGGTATATCCGGGAGAAAAAACGACCTCTCCCTGATATGATTTTTCAAGCCCTGCAATGATCTTGAGCAAGGTTGATTTACCGGATCCATTTAATCCAATAATACCAATCTTCGCTCCAAGGAAAAAAGAAAGCGAGATATCTTTAAGTACTTGTTTCTGCGGAGGGAAAATTTTATTTACCCGATGCATTGAGAAAATGATTTGTTTATCGTCTGCCATATCTTGATTATTTCATTAATATTAAATCGAAACCACTTTATCAGCTACCGTAAGCCAATTATCAGTTAGCAAAAATAAGGGAATTTCGTCACTTATATACCTAACTTTATCCATGCACTTAATTGATTAAAACAAATAGGTTTGAAAATCTTAGTTGTTGATGACAATCCAATAAATTTGAAATTTCTGTTCTACTCGTTACGAGGAGATTATGAAGTAGATACCGCTGATGAAAGTCCAAAAGCTTTGCGTCTTTCAAAAGTCAACAAATACGATTTAATCTTGATGGATTTATGGATGCCTTTGATTGATGGGGCAGAAATAACCCGGCAAATAAGATCGTTAAATGACAACATTAACAACAAAACTCCGATCATCTTTTGCACGACCAGCACTGCCGATGCTGACAGGCAAAGATGTTTCGATTTAGGAGCCACCGATTATCTTGTCAAACCTATTCAAGCAAAAGAGCTGAATGAGAAACTAAAGCATTACCTAGGCTGATAATAAAGCCTGAGCGTTTGCGTTATTCGTGAAAAAAGAAGAGCTGACCAAATGGTCAGCTCTTTCTATTTAAGCTATTTTGATAACCGATGTTATTCGGTTTTCTTTTCTTCGTCATCAGCTTTTAGTTCCTCTTTTGCAGGTTCCTCAGCTTTTACTTCTTCAGCGGCAGCGCCTTCTTCTTTCACTTCCTCTACTTTTGGCTCTTTTACAACAGCCTCAGCTTTTGGTTCCGCAACTTCCTTTTTCTTAGGTTGAGTTGCAGCAGTATCTTCAGATGATTTCTTAGCTCCACCACGGCGTGAACGACGTTTTTTAGGCTTATCTTCTTTAGCCGATAACAAGTTCTCGTTGTAATCAACTAATTCAATAATACACATTTCAGCATTGTCTCCCAAACGGTTACCAGTTTTCAGAATACGTGTGTATCCTCCCGGACGTTCGCCTACTTTATCAGCAACATCTCTAAACAACTCTGCAACGGCAGTTTTGCTTTTCAATACGCTGAATACAATACGGCGTGAATGGGTTGTGTCATTTTTTGCTTTTGTAATAAGCGGTTCAACATACATCTTCAGTGCCTTAGCTTTAGCTACCGTGGTAGTAATTCGCTTACTGAAAATCAGAGAATTTGCCATATTTGACAGCATGGCCTTCCGATGAGCAGTCTTCCTTCCAAGATGGTTGAATTTTTTATTATGTCTCATTTCTGCTTATTCCTTGTCAAGTTTATACTTACTAATGTCCATTCCGAACGTTAGATTCAAGTTATTAAGAAGGTCATCCAACTCCGTTAACGACTTTTTACCAAAGTTTCTAAACTTCAATAAGTCATTACGATTGTAGGTAACCAGCTCACCCAAAGTTTCTACATCAGCTGCTTTCAAACAGTTAAGAGCACGAACCGAAAGGTCCATATCAACCAACTTGGTTTTCAATAACTGACGCATATGAAGCACCTCTTCATCAAACTCTTCATTTGCAAATTTCTCATCAGAGTCTAATGTAATTTTCTCATCAGAGAAGAGCATGAAGTGATAAATCAGAATTTTAGCGGCTTCTTTTAAAGCATCTTTAGGATGAATTGAGCCATCAGTCTGGATGTCTAAGATTAACTTTTCGTAGTCAGTCTTTTGCTCCACACGATAGTTCTCAACAGCGTACTTCACATTTTTGATTGGTGTGAATATTGAATCGATCGGAATTAAACCAAACTCAGCATCTACCGGCTTATTTTCAGCGCTTGGCACATAGCCTCGGCCTTTGTTGATTGTTAATTCCACCTGCAATTTAACATCAGCTTCCATCCGGCAAATAACCAATTCAGGATTTAACACCCTAAAGCCAGTCATAAACTTGTTGATGTCGCCAGCAGTAAATTCTTCTTGACCGCTAATCGAAATAGAAACTTTCTCGCTGTCAAAATCTTCAACCTCGCGCTTGAAACGAATTTGCTTCAGGTTAAGAATAATTTCAGTAACATCTTCCATCACCCCTTTAACAGTTGCAAATTCATGATCAACGCCTTCGATTTTGAGCGTTGTAATTGCATAACCTTCTAAAGACGACAATAGGATCCGACGAAGAGCATTACCGATTGTGATACCATAACCGGGCTCCAATGGACGAAATTCGAATTTACCGAATTTCTCATCAGATTCGACCATTATTACTTTGTCAGGTTTTTGGAACGCTAATATTGCCATAATAATACTGAGTAATTTATTATTTAGAATACAACTCTACAATAAGTTGTTCTTTGATATTTTCAGGAATTTCTTCCCGCTCTGGGCGATTTAAAAACTTACCGCTCATTTGAGCGCCATCCCATTCTAACCAAGCGTATTTATTGTAACGGTGCGAAGTCAGCGCATCAGAAATTACTTCTAACGATTTTGATTTTTCGCGTACGCTAATGATATCGCCTGGACGAAGTTGAAATGAAGGAATATTAACTAACTCTCCATTTACCATGATGTGTTTATGAGTCACTAACTGACGGGCACCTGCACGAGAAGCAGCTAATCCAAGACGGAAAACAACGTTATCCAATCTTGCTTCCAACAGTTGAAGCAATACCTCACCGGTAACACCTTTTGCTGCTGATGCTTTCTTAAACAAGTTCGAGAATTGCTTCTCTAAAACACCGTAAGTATATTTCGCCTTTTGCTTTTCTTTTAACTGAACACCATATTCAGATTTTTTTCGTCTGCGACCAGTTTGCCCATGCATACCTGGTGGGTAGTTCTTCTTTTCTAGTACTTTATCGGGTCCGAAAATTGGTTCACCAAATTTTCTTGCGATTTTCGTTTTTGGTCCTGTGTATCTAGCCATTACTTTTTCGTTAAAATATTAAACACGTCTTCTTTTCGATGGGCGGCAACCATTGTGTGGCAATGGTGTAACATCAACGATTTCAATCACTTGAATGCCCACGCTATTAATAGCTCGAATAGCTGATTCACGACCATTTCCTGGTCCTTTCACAAATACTTTAACCTTTCTTAGGCCTAGGTCATATGCAGTTTTTGCACATTCTTCAGAGGCTACCTGAGCAGCATAAGGTGTATTCTTCTTCGATCCTCTAAAACCTTTTTTACCAGCCGATGACCAAGAGATAACTTCTCCGTTACTATTAGTCAATGAGATAATGATATTATTGAATGAAGAATGAATATGCGCCTGACCGGTAGCTTCCACATTAACAACTCTTTTCCTACTGGAACTTGTCTTTTTTGCCATAATTCAATTAATTATTTAGTGGCTTTTTTCTTATTAGCTACAGTTTTCTTTCTTCCTTTACGGGTGCGGGCATTGTTTTTTGTACTTTGTCCGCGTACAGGAAGACCGATACGGTGGCGAATACCACGATAACAACCGATATCCATCAGTCTTTTAATGTTCAACTGGTTATCAGATCGAAGTTCACCTTCGACTTTGAAATTATCATTGATCGCAGAACGAATAGCTGCAAATTGGTCATCAGTCCAATCTTGAACTTTCACATTTGGATCAACTCCAGCAGTGGCAAGGACCATGTTCGCACGACTACTTCCAATTCCGTAGATGTAAGTCAGTGCAACTTCTCCTCTTTTATTATTAGGAATATCAACTCCAACAATACGAGCCATAAATAAATTTTTTACAAAGTTAATTAATTATCCCTGACGCTGTTTGAACTTCGGATTCTTTTTGTTGATCACGTACAAACGGCCTTTTCTGCGTACTATTTTGCAGTCGGCGCTGCGCTTTTTAATGGATACTCTTACTTTCATTATTTCGTACTTTAATTTTTATATCTAAAAGTAATCCTTCCTTTGGTCAAGTCATATGGAGACATCTCCACTTTCACTTTATCACCTGGAAGAATTTTGATATAATGCATTCGCATTTTACCAGAGATATGTGCTGTTATCACGTGCCCGTTTTCAAGTTCAACTCTAAACATGGCATTTGACAATGCTTCGATAATTGTTCCGTCTTGTTCTATTGAAGGCTGCTTTGCCATAAAAAATTAAATTTTAATTCTTTTTGCTTCTGTTTTTACAATTACATCATTGAACCCGCTCCACCGGTACGTCCTTTGATTCGACCTGATTTCATCAAACCATCGTAGTGACGCATCAACAAGTGACTTTCAATTTGCTGCAAAGTATCTAAAACAACACCTACCAAAATCAACAGTGAAGTACCGCCATAAAAATAGGCGAACTGTGTATTGATCCCGGCAATCATAGCAAAAGCCGGCAAAATAGTTACAAACCCAAGGAAAATTGACCCTGGCAATGTAATACGAGACATGACCGTATCTAAGAATTCAACTGTTTTCTTTCCGGGTTTAACCCCGGGAATAAAGCCTCCATTCTTCTTCATATCTTCGGCCATCTGCACTGGATTTACTGTAATTGCCGTGTAAAAATACGTAAACAATATGACCAGTACAAATTGAGTGAAGTTATACCAAAACCCGGTGTTATCAGCGAATGCAGCCGCAAAACCGCTTAAACTTTCCGAATTGGCAAACCCCGCAATACTCATTGGAACGAACATGATTGCCTGCGCGAAGATAATTGGCATAACGCCGGCAGCATTCACTTTCAAAGGTATATACTGACGTACTCCTCCGTATTGTTTGTTTCCTACAATACGTTTAGCATACTGAACCGGGATTCTGCGGGTACCTTGTACCAAAAGAATAGTTAGCATGAAAACTACAAATAGTAAAACAAACTCAACAAGGAACATAACCATACCTCCACCTGCTTGCTCAATACGGGAAACAAATTCCTGCACAATAGCTCCAGGCAATTTGGCAATAATACCAATCATGATAATCAGTGATATACCATTCCCTATCCCATTATCGGTAATGCGCTCTCCCAACCACATAACAAACATAGATCCAGCGCACAGAATAATGGTTGATGTTACTGTGAACATCGCTCCATGAACTGCAAAGGCTGATTCTGGTAATTGATACGTTAAGTTAGTCAAATACGCAGGTGCCTGGAATAGCAAAATTAACACAGTCAGATAACGGGTTATCTGGTTAATTTTCCTTCTTCCTGATTCACCCTCTTTTTGTAATCGTTGAAAATATGGGACGGCTATTCCCATCAACTGAATCACAATTGAAGCTGAAATGTAAGGCATAATCCCTAAAGCGAAAATAGATGCATTTGAAAACGCTCCTCCTGAAAACATATCCAATAACCCCAGCAACCCATCTGAAGTTTGGTTTTCCAATTCTCCCAGCTGTGCCGGGTCAATTCCAGGTAAAGCGACATACGATCCTAATCGGTATATTAAAAGAAAGAATAATGTAATTCCCAAACGAGACCTTAAGTCTTCAATCTTATAAATATTCTTTAGGGTTTCGATAAATTTTTTCATCAGGTTAGAGTGTTTCTGTGGTTCCTTCTAGTTTTTCGATAGCTGCTTTTGCTGATTCAGAAAAGGCATGTGCTTTCACATCTAATTTCAACTTCAACTCGCCGTTTCCTAAAATCTTTACCCGGTCATTTTTAGCAGCCAGACCGGCACCAACCAATACCTCCACATCAATAGCCGTTAGCTTTTTGCTTTCGGCTAATGTTTGAAGAGAATCCAGGTTAATGGCTTTATATTCTACCCTGTTTATATTCTTGAATCCGAATTTAGGCACACGGCGTTGCAATGGCATTTGCCCGCCCTCGAAACCACGTGTACGGCTATATCCTGATCTTGACTGAGCTCCTTTATGACCACGTGTTGAAGTACCACCACGTCCAGAGCCTTGGCCACGACCAATACGCTTATCCTTTTTTACGGATCCTGCTGCAGGTTTAAGATTACTTAAATCCATAATTGTTAGCTTAAACTATTTTAAATTTCTTCAACTTTCAACAAATGGCTCACTTTGCTAACCATCCCCAAAATTTGTGGAGTGGCTTCTTTTTCAACAGAGTGATTCAATTTCTTAATTCCAAGTGCTTCAATTGTTGCTTTCTGCACTTTGTTGGAACCAA
It encodes:
- the rpsD gene encoding 30S ribosomal protein S4 → MARYTGPKTKIARKFGEPIFGPDKVLEKKNYPPGMHGQTGRRRKKSEYGVQLKEKQKAKYTYGVLEKQFSNLFKKASAAKGVTGEVLLQLLEARLDNVVFRLGLAASRAGARQLVTHKHIMVNGELVNIPSFQLRPGDIISVREKSKSLEVISDALTSHRYNKYAWLEWDGAQMSGKFLNRPEREEIPENIKEQLIVELYSK
- the secY gene encoding preprotein translocase subunit SecY — translated: MKKFIETLKNIYKIEDLRSRLGITLFFLLIYRLGSYVALPGIDPAQLGELENQTSDGLLGLLDMFSGGAFSNASIFALGIMPYISASIVIQLMGIAVPYFQRLQKEGESGRRKINQITRYLTVLILLFQAPAYLTNLTYQLPESAFAVHGAMFTVTSTIILCAGSMFVMWLGERITDNGIGNGISLIIMIGIIAKLPGAIVQEFVSRIEQAGGGMVMFLVEFVLLFVVFMLTILLVQGTRRIPVQYAKRIVGNKQYGGVRQYIPLKVNAAGVMPIIFAQAIMFVPMSIAGFANSESLSGFAAAFADNTGFWYNFTQFVLVILFTYFYTAITVNPVQMAEDMKKNGGFIPGVKPGKKTVEFLDTVMSRITLPGSIFLGFVTILPAFAMIAGINTQFAYFYGGTSLLILVGVVLDTLQQIESHLLMRHYDGLMKSGRIKGRTGGAGSMM
- the rpsK gene encoding 30S ribosomal protein S11, translating into MAKKTSSSRKRVVNVEATGQAHIHSSFNNIIISLTNSNGEVISWSSAGKKGFRGSKKNTPYAAQVASEECAKTAYDLGLRKVKVFVKGPGNGRESAIRAINSVGIQVIEIVDVTPLPHNGCRPSKRRRV
- the ykgO gene encoding type B 50S ribosomal protein L36: MKVRVSIKKRSADCKIVRRKGRLYVINKKNPKFKQRQG
- the infA gene encoding translation initiation factor IF-1, which gives rise to MAKQPSIEQDGTIIEALSNAMFRVELENGHVITAHISGKMRMHYIKILPGDKVKVEMSPYDLTKGRITFRYKN
- the rpmD gene encoding 50S ribosomal protein L30 produces the protein MAKIKITQVKSKIGSNKVQKATIEALGIKKLNHSVEKEATPQILGMVSKVSHLLKVEEI
- the rplO gene encoding 50S ribosomal protein L15, which encodes MDLSNLKPAAGSVKKDKRIGRGQGSGRGGTSTRGHKGAQSRSGYSRTRGFEGGQMPLQRRVPKFGFKNINRVEYKAINLDSLQTLAESKKLTAIDVEVLVGAGLAAKNDRVKILGNGELKLKLDVKAHAFSESAKAAIEKLEGTTETL
- the rpsM gene encoding 30S ribosomal protein S13, which gives rise to MARIVGVDIPNNKRGEVALTYIYGIGSSRANMVLATAGVDPNVKVQDWTDDQFAAIRSAINDNFKVEGELRSDNQLNIKRLMDIGCYRGIRHRIGLPVRGQSTKNNARTRKGRKKTVANKKKATK